The DNA sequence GAGCAAAAACAGCTCGTTGAGTATAAACCGATTCCATTGTACAGACAGCTTCAATGTCGTTTGTACCTTCCGTGCTACTATCCCGTCCAGCAAGGTTTTCCAGAGAAATGACAAGAGAAACACCATGAAAAGAATAGGTATGAACGGTGAAACGACCAATGTGAGCACCAGAAGCAGATGATAGCCATACATGACTACTCCGGCGAAGATATGGAAAGGCTCAAAAAATTTTCCGGTGGACATATGCCGGAGCCGCTGTTTGAGAAAAGCGGAAAATGTCCGGGGCGCTTCGGTGTAGACGTGAGTCGCAGGATCGGGCTGAGTGACAGCCTGGCCCGGATGTGAGTGCTGGATACGGTGTAAGAGCAGGGTGTCGTCGCCTGAAAGGATACGGGCGCTTTCACCGTAACCGTCAAGCTCAAGGAATAGATCCCTCCTGAATCCAAGGTTACGGCCGCTGGCATGGGTCCCGTGGCCGAGAACAATGCTCCCCGCAGAAAGGGCCGCATTCCAGAGATACTCATGCCGAATAAAGGAATTAAGTATCCCGGGGCTTTCATAGTAAGGAGCAATTCCGGCGACTATTCCAACTCCCGGTTCAAATCTGCGCACCATACCGGAAATCCACCCTTCCGGTACAATGCAGTCGGCGTCTGTCTCAAGGATAATTTCACCCTGCGCATACTGTATTGCACTTGCCAGGGCGTTTTTTTTAGGAGAGATTTCTTCCGGTACATCGTCAATCCTGATAACCCGAAGCCTGGGCCAAATTCTGCCTGCCTCCGCGAGCAGCTCGGATGTACCGTCGTTGGAACGGTCATCCGCGACGATGACTTCATAATGCCCGGCATCATAATCCTGATGTTTCAGTGCTTTCAGGCAGGAAACAACGGCATCTTTCTCGTTATGAGCGGCAATGACCACACTTACTGAGCGGCATTCAGATGATTTTCCGCTCTGCACTTTCCTGAGAGCGATCATGATTACCCCCAGGAAAATCGCATAAACCAGGCCGCCGGCCACAGTAATTATGATCAAAGGATGCATATACTCGTTTTCCGTATAGTATACACGATGAGGCATATCCAGAAATTTGAGATTTTTTCCTGTTAAAATATGATGATCCGGCAAAAAGTAATTTTAACATTATTTTCTGGTGTTTTAAACCTCACCCCCTGTCCCCCTCTCCTAGTCAGGAGAGGGGGTAACTCGTTACGCGCCTTGTTCCTACCCTCTCCTATTTAGGAGAGGGTGGCCGAAGGCCGGGTGAGGTTTTCGTCAAATCAGAGAGCTTTTTAATACTTTTTGCCGGATCGTCAAATATGGATTATAATTCTCAGCAAACCTTGACATAAGGTATGAGATTGTATATTATATACAAAAAAGTTTCAAAGAATCCTTTAAAAGGGATTACTATGCAAAGGCAAGTCTGGCAAAAAATAAATTGGAAAATCAAGCATTAGTATGATAAAACCCCCGTTTACCGTTCTCATTTTGAAAAATTCTCATCATCCGATTACCATACGGGTAAGCG is a window from the Candidatus Latescibacter sp. genome containing:
- a CDS encoding glycosyltransferase; this encodes MHPLIIITVAGGLVYAIFLGVIMIALRKVQSGKSSECRSVSVVIAAHNEKDAVVSCLKALKHQDYDAGHYEVIVADDRSNDGTSELLAEAGRIWPRLRVIRIDDVPEEISPKKNALASAIQYAQGEIILETDADCIVPEGWISGMVRRFEPGVGIVAGIAPYYESPGILNSFIRHEYLWNAALSAGSIVLGHGTHASGRNLGFRRDLFLELDGYGESARILSGDDTLLLHRIQHSHPGQAVTQPDPATHVYTEAPRTFSAFLKQRLRHMSTGKFFEPFHIFAGVVMYGYHLLLVLTLVVSPFIPILFMVFLLSFLWKTLLDGIVARKVQTTLKLSVQWNRFILNELFLLMYMAAFPLMGTVAPVRWK